The DNA segment GCACCCAGATCACGTTTCAGATGCTCCTGCAGGGCGGTGACATCGTCGCCAATCAGATCCGCGACATCGTCGCGCAGTTTGAGGCCAAAAATCCGGACATCGATGTTGACATCGTGTTCGTGCCGGGGACCAGTGGCGATCTGCACACCCGGTTGGTGACCCAGTTTGCCGCACGCGACCGGACCGTGGACGTGATGAGCATCGATGTCATCTGGCCGCCCAGCTTCGCACGGGCCGGATGGCTCGAGCCTCTCGACTCGTACGTTGATTCGGAAGACGTCGCACGCTACACGCCTGGAGCGATTGACGCTGTCACCATCGATGGCAGGCTATACGCCATCCCCTGGTACTACGATGTCGGGCTCCTCTACTACCGAACCGACCTGCTAGAAAAGTACGGCTTCGAGCCACCGACTACCTGGGACGAACTCAAGGCTCAATCGGCTGCCATCACCCGGGGCGAGGGCGATCCGGTTCTCAATGGCCTCTTGTTCCAGGGAGCGCGCATCGAAGCGCTCACCGACACCTACCTTGAGATGCTTTGGGGTATGGGCGGTGACGTCTTAGGCGAGAACGGGCGGGTGATCCTGGACGATGGCAAGGGACTGGCTGCGCTCGAGTTGCTCCTGAGCATGGTGAACGAAGGGGTGACACCTCGGGGGATCGTCGAACAAGCAACCGACACGACCCGACTCAACTTCCAGGCCGGTCGCGCCGTCTTCCTCCGCAACTGGACGTATGCTTGGGCGCTCTTCAATGGCAGCGACTCGACTGTGCGCGGGAAGGTCGGGATCTCCACCCTTCCCAGCAACGCTGGGTACCCCACTGCGAGCACGCTCGGTGGATGGTTCCTGGCCATCAATGCGACCTCGGACAGCAAAGAGGCGGCGTGGCGGTTCGTGGAGTTCATGACCGATACGCAGGCGCAGAAGCTAATGGGCGCCAGGCTGAGCTACCTGCCTTCGCTCCTTTCCGTGTACGGGGATCCCGAGGTCCTCGATGTCAACCCACAGTTCCAGGACCTTCTGCCCGTGGTCGAGTCGGCGCGTGCCCGACCCGCAGTGCCCGAGTACGCGGAGATCTCCGCCGCTATGCAAACCGCGCTTAACGCGGCGCTGGCCGGGCAGATCAGGGCAGAAGAGGCAGTCCAGCGGATGGTGCAGGATATTCGGCGCATTCTCGGTCGATAGGAGGGGGCGGCGGATGTCTGAGACGTCGGCGGAACGGCAGGTGATCGACGCTGAACGCCAGCGAGCCTTAGAACGGCAAGGGAACCGGCGCCGGATGGGCGGCTCGGAGGGCGGCTTCGCCGCCCTCCTCCTAGGCCCTACCGTCGCCTTCCTAAGCATCTTTGGACTATTTCCGCTGGGTCGGAGCGTTTGGATGAGCTTGAGGAGCTACAAGTTGAGTCAGCCGTGGACCGGTTTCCCCTTTGTCGGGCTGCAGAATTACCTTCGGATCTTTTCGGACCATGCGGTGATGGACGCCATCCGCGTCACCTTGGTCTACGTGCTAGTCACGGTCACGTTCCAGGTGATCTTCGGTCTCGTAATCGCGCTCCTGTTGCATCCCCCCTACCGGGGTCGAGGTGTGACGCGAACACTTATGCTCCTGCCCTGGACTCTTTCGCCCGTGCTGGCTGGGGTCATGTGGAGCTGGATGTTCAACAGCTCGCATGGGGTGATCAACGACCTCTTGATCCGCCTGGGACTCGTCTCGCTGGAGCAACCGATCCTGTGGTTGGGTGACCCCGACCTCGCCCTCTGGAGTGTGATGGCCGCTGCCGTGTGGGGTGCTAGCTCCTACTGTGCTCTGCTCCTGCTGGCGGGTCTGCAGGGGATCCCAGACGAACTCTACGAAGCGGCGCGCATCGACGGCGCCTCAGGTATGCGCAGTTTCTGGACCATGACGCTTCCGCTGCTTCGCCCGGCGGTCATGGTCGCAGTAACCCTTCGCACACTCGGCGCGTTACAGGCTTTCGACCTGCCCTATGCCATGACCGGAGGCGGTCCCGGTAACGCAACGCAGACCCTACCCATGTATATCCACCAGTACACATTCGGCTTCCTTGACTTCGGTTACGGTTCGGCACTGGCCGTCGTTTTAATGCTGATCGGTCTTACTCTGGCCATAGTGTACGTCAGGGCGCTCTCGAGCGAGGAGGCGTGACCCGTGCGGATACCCCGTGTGAGGCGTACCTGGTTTTCTATTCTGGTGATACTCGGTGTGGGCATATCCATCGGCCCGTACGTCTGGACCCTCCTCACTTCCCTGAAGACAGAAGACGAGCTCTTCCAGGTTCCTGTCACCTACCTGCCCCAGGTACCGACGTTCGAAAACTACGTCAATGTGTTCGCTCAGAATCCCTTTGGACGGTTTATCCTCAACAGTCTGATCGTCTGCACGGTAGCGACCACGGTCGTCCTGGTGTTGGGCTCCTTGGCGGGCTATGCCTTCGGTCGCCTCCGGTTCCCAGGGAAGGGACCGCTCTTGCTCGGAGTCCTGGCTTTCTCTACACTGCCGGTGATGTCGCTCATCGTCCCCCTCTACACAATCGTTCAAGGCCTTGGATGGCTCAACTCGTACTTGGGGCTCATCATTCCTTACGTCACGTGGACGCTCCCCCTCGCCGTCTTCATCCTCACCAACTTCTTCAGGCAGATTTCGAAGAACCTTGAGGAGAGCGCCTGGATCGACGGTGCCACGCGCCTGGGGGCGCTTCGCCATGTGATCGCGCCGTTGAGCGGTCCTGGTCTGGTCTCGGCGGCGACCATCACGTTCGTCAACATATGGAACGACTTTCTGATCGGCTTCACGCTCGTCTCGCAGCGGGAGATGCGGACCGTCACCGTCGGGATCACCATGTACCAGAGCGAGTTTGCCTTTCCGTGGGGGACGATCACGGCTGCCGTCTCCATCGCGACCATTCCGGTCGCGATCCTCCTGCTGTTCGGTCAGCGCTGGGTCACCTCGGGGCTGACGGCCGGGGCTATCAAAGGATGACAGGAAGGCCCTCCACTGTCGCGGTGTTCGTGACCAAGGCCACGCGGTGGGCAGACGAGGAGGAGGGGAATCATGAAGAGAATAGGGCTTCTCTCGATCGCTCGAGCAACGTTCGACGTGGGAGCGATCGTGAGCGACCGCCGGTCCCTGGCGCGTCTTCTCGAGGACCCGCGAGAGGGAGCCGGTTCCCCCATCGAGGTTGTCCAGGTCGATCGGCCTATCACCCAGCCCGACGACGTACCGCAAGCTATCCGCGTGCTCCGAGAGGCCGATGGCCAGGGCGGGGCGCGCATCGATGCGCTGGTCGTGCACCAGGGGACCTTTGCCGATGCGTCGGTTCTCCTTGCGCTCGTTCAGGCGTTCCGGTCCCCTGTTATCCTGTGGGCGGTTCCCGAGCCGGTCTCTGAGACGGGCCGGCTGCGACTCAACTCGTTCTGTGGCGCGAATCTCGCAGCCAATACGCTCCACCGTATCGGGCATCCGTACACCGCGGTCTACGGAGGCGCTACCACCGCCACGGCGCACGAGATCATGCAGCGGGCACGCGCCTTCGCGGCCGTGGAGAGGGTACGCAGGGCAAGCGTTCTGGTACTGGGCGAGGCGCCCACCGGTTTTTTCCCGTCGCAGCTGGACCCACTGCACGTGGCCGCAAGGTTCGGGTCGAAGGTGCGTCACGTACCGCTGAAAGTGCTCTTCGACCGGGCCAACGGGCTTCCGCAAGAACGCGTGGAGACCGTGTTTCATGAAGAGGCTGCCACCTTGCGCGGCATCAACGAGGTCCCACAGGTCCAGGCCAACCAATCGATCCGAGCCCAGATCGCGATCCAGGACGCCTGCGAGGAAGTTGGTGCGGACGCTGTTGCCGTCGAGTGCTGGCCGGACTTCATGGTCCAGTTCGGCGGGGCGGCATGCTGGTCGATGAGCCGCTTGATCGACCGGGGGATCATGGCCGGGTGCGAGGCGGACGTCTACGGCGCGCTCACCATGATGATGCAGCACGAAATCACTGGGGAAGCCTCCTTCTTCGCGGACTTGGTCGAAGTGAAACGCGAAGAGAACACGGGCACGTTCTGGCATTGTGGGGCCGCCCCGCTATCGCTTGGCAACCCTGAAGAGATTCGGGCCAGTCGACAACCTAACCGTCAGGTGGCGCTCACGCTAGACTTTGGACTCCGACCCGGACGCGTCACAGTCGCGAAACTCTACAGGGGCCGGGAAGGCGAGGCGCTCTTCATCACGACCGGCACGGCGCTCGCGCGCCCGGTCCAGTATCGGGGGAACACGATGGTGGTGCAATTCGATCGGGACGCTGGGGAACTGCTCGATCTCATCTTCGACGAGGGGCTCGAGCACCACTACTCAGTTGCCTACGGTGACATGCGCCGCGAACTCACGCTGGTAGCGCGAGAGCTTCAGCTCCCCGTGATGGAGGGATGACGATGCAACCGTCCGAGTGGCTCGGGTTGCAGCCGCGTCCGGTGGATGCACTGACCCATATCGAGTCGATAAGGGCGCTCGAAGGGAGCGCAGGGATCGAGCTTCTGGGCCGTCTCGCCTCCGGGCGGGCCGTTCGGTTGCGAATCGAGGCGGCGCGGACAGGCGTGGTCCGCATCCAGTTCGGGCCTGTGGAGCGATACGGCGGGCGCAACGTGCCGAGTTCGCCAGGCCATGACAGCAAGGTAACGTTTCGGCCCGTGAACGACCCGCCTGGCGCGGAATCTGGACCCTCGGGCTTCGCTGAAATCGCCGACGCCCTGAAGGGGCCCCACAGATTCACCGCGAACGGGTTACGTCTCACGGTCAGTGGAGATCCCTTTCGTTTACAGATCGAAGAAGCAGTGAGTGGACAGCTGTTTCTGAAGACCGCCGACGGGGACACGGACGTGATGCTTCGCACACGGGTGCCAGGTTTCGCGTTGCAGCTTCACGCGGAATTACAGGGGGCGCTTCAGACCGAACAGGCCGTGATGGGCCTCGCGGTAGGGCCTGATGAAGCCTTCTTCGGCCTTGGTGAACAGTTCGGCCCACTCAACCTGCGCGGGCGCCGAGTGCAACTCCTGAACCTGGACGCGATGGGAGTGGGAACCGACGCTGCGTACAAGAACGTGCCCTTCGTATTGAGTAGCCGCGGCTACGGTCTATTCTGGAACACCTACGCTCGCATGGTGCACGACGTCGCCTACCCTCAGACCAGCCTGTACAGCTACCGCGTGGTGAGCGACGAGCCCGTCTTCGACCTGTGGTTCTTCTACGGCCCCAGTCCCGGCGAGGTTCTCCGTCGCTACACGGAGTTGACGGGTCGACCCGAAGTGCCGCCCCTTTGGGCTTTTGGGTTATGGATGTCTCGCTGCTGGTACGAGACTCAGGAAGAGGTCGAGACGGTAGCCGCTCGAATGAAGGCCGAGAGACTCCCCTGCGATGTGCTTGTACTGGACGGGCGGGCATGGCTCGATCTGAGGACGCGCTGCGACTTCCAGTTCGATCGCACGCGCTACCCAGAACCGGAAAGTCTCGTCGCGGACTTGCGAGCGCTCGGAATCCGGGTTTGCCTCTGGGAATACCCCTATGTCTCTGTACACAGCCGACTGTTCCCCGAGGCAGCGTCCAAAGGGTATCTGCTTCGAGACTCCTCAGGTAAGCCGTATATGATCCATTTCCCTAAGGAAGCGTTTAACCAGCAGCTGACAGCTTTCCCGGACAGCGGGATCGTGGACTTCACCAACCCCGAGGCGGTCCAGTGGTACCAGGAGCTACACCGTCCGCTCTTTCAAATGGGAGTCTCAGTTTTCAAAACAGACTTCGGCGAGCAGGTGCCGCCCGATGCGGTGGCCTCGAACGGGCTCACGGGAAGCGCGCTGCACAATGCATACGCCTTGCTTTACAATGAGGCCGTCTACGAGGCCACGCGAAGGTTCACCGGTGAGCCGGTAGTTTGGGCGCGATCCGGTTGGGCGTGCTCTCAGCGATTCCCGATCCACTGGGGCGGCGACCCCCCTGCAACGTGGGACGGCTTAGCCGCCACGATACGGGGCGGACTCTCCCTCAGCCTTTCGGGCTTCTCTTACTGGAGTCACGACATCGGGGGCTTTTACGGTCCCAAGCCGTCACAGGAACTCTACATTCGGTGGACCCAATTCGGCGTGTTCAGTCCGTTCGCTCGTTTCCACGGAACAACACCCCGAGAACCATGGTATTACGGTGAGGAAGCCATGTCCATCTTTCGCAAGTACGCGAAGATACGCTACCGCTTAATCCCGTACTTGGTTGCTGCAGCGTGGGAGAGTAACCGTTCCGGGCTGCCGATGATGCGAGCCGTGATTCTTGAGGCGCCAGACCAGGAGGTGGCCAAGAGTGCTGACCTTGAATACCTACTCGGCTCGGACCTCCTGGTGGCTCCGCTGACCCGGCCCGGAGGAGCGCGGCGGGTGTATCTTCCACCGGGCACGTGGATCGACGTGTGGGAGGGGAGGATACATCGCGGGCCCACACATATCGACGTCGTGGTGCCGCTCGACCGGATCCCCGTGTTTGCCAGAGGGGAGTCTGTCATCCCGCTGGGTAGGGGTGCCATTGGAGAGGAGATCCCCCACGTCGGGGAAGCGACGTGGAAGCCGGTCCGCCTGGAGTATTTCGCCGATCCCCAAACGCAATCAGGCGACGCAAGCGTGGAGGTGTGGGCAGCCCTGGCAACATCAGTATCGGAGCGTTTCAGCGGGGAAGCCGCCAACGATCGTGTATCTGTCCCAGTACGGTATCACCTGAAGCGTGACGGCTCAACATTGTCTCTCTGGCAAACTGGGACCGATCCGTGGACTGGATGGCTGCGCTGGCATGGGATCGACGTGGAGAAGGTAGAGCGCGTTTGGGTCAATGGTCAAGCCTGCCCGCGGATGGATCCATTCGATCCTGGAGCAAGCCTATTTGACCTCGAAGCAGGCAAGGAGGGTAGCGGTGTCGGGTGGCACAGAAAAGGACGGGTCCTTTCGATTCCCGTGCACATCCTACCTGGCGGTGTGATCTGTCACGTCGAAGTGGCATTGGCTGCGAACTGAACGCCGCGAAACGGTTCGTGTCAGCAACGGATAGCAGAGAGGTGAGAACATGGAGTTGTTCTTGGATACAGCGCAGGTGGATGAGATCCGGGAGGCAAGAGATTGGGGAGTCCTGGATGGCGTCACCACCAATCCGTCACACGTGGCTGCTTCTGGGCGGCCATTCCTAGAGGTGGTACGCGAGATCTGCGCCCTGGTCGACGGTCCGGTCAGTGCCGAGGTGACTGCAACCCTGGCCGACGAGATGATGGAGCAAGGCCGACTGCTTTCGCGGGTTGCGCCGAACGTGGTGGTAAAGGTACCGGCCACCAGAGAGGGCATCAAGGCGATAAGGCAGTTCTCGGACGAAGGGATCAGTACAAATGCTACCCTGGTCTTCACCCCTGCTCAAGCGCTGTTGGCTGCCAAGGCAGGCGCTACGTACGTGAGTCCGTTTGTTGGAAGGCTTGACGCCATCCAGCACCACGGAATGGAACTGGTCGAGCAGATCCGCCGTATCCATGACAACTACTCATTCCCAACGAAACTACTGGTGGCGGCGGTGCGCCATCCCGATCACGTGGTGGAGGCGGCGCTGATTGGTGCAGATGCCGCCACCTTGCGCTTAGATGTTCTTCGGTCTCTCTACGAACATCCGCTTGTCAATATAGGATTGCAACAGTTTCTAGATGACTGGGCTCGCATCCCGAATGCGTTTCGACGGTATGAATTGTGAACTGCCCCGTTGTCAAGAAGTGGTGTCAGTAGTGCTGACGTGGCCGACGTCTTCCTGGTCTTCGCTCGGCGGTCGCCCGGACGGGACCCCCTGAGATCAGCGCCTTCATGGTGGAACGGAGCATGCCCGGGCTGGAGACGGAGACCCTCCACCACAAGCTGGGCGTTCGGGCGGGGAACACGGGCGGCATCCACCTGCGGGAGGTGCGGGTGCCCGCCTCGCACCTGCTGGGCGAGGAGGGCGAGCGCTTCAAGATCGCTATGTCGGCCCTGGACAACGGTCGCCTCACGGTGGCGGCGGGGGTGACGGGCACGGCGCGGGTCTGCCTAGAGGAGAGCGTGCGGTACGCGAAGGAGCGGGAGACCTTCGGCAAGCCCATAGCCGAGCACCAGCTCGTGCAGCAGATGATGGCCCGCATCGCCGAGGGCTATGAGAGTAGCCGCCTCCTTTACTCCTGGGCGGTTTGACTCAAGAACCAGGGGAAGCGCTGCACCCGGGAGACGTCGCTGGCCGAGCTCCACGCCTGCGATGTAGGTTTCCAAGGAGGGGTCCCGAACCCGTGGATAGCACCTTCCGTGACGTCCCTGGCCCCCCCGCCCCTCGACGCCATCTCGCTCCGAGCCCGATCCCCGCGACGCTCCCTCCGGATTCATGCCAGGCCCGCCCCCACGTCCTCGGGCAAGGCCCAAGGCGGCAGGGCGCGACCGAGCGGGCGGTCCTCCCGGCTCCCCAGGGATGACCTGGTAGAAAAAGAGGCCCCGTCCGGCGATCTCGATCCACCGGTCGCGGAACCTGCATCCCGCACCCTTTGAGCCAGCGGGATTCTCCGGCGGTTTGATTTGGTATGGTCTCAGTTTGCAGTGAGCGGTTCGAAATGGATCTCAGGCCCGAAACCAGCGAGTCGGACTGGTCTTGTACAGTCGGAAGGCAAATCGCGGACCCCCGATCCCTCAACCATGGTCTTTTTCGGCCGTGAACGGCCTGGTCACGGCCAGGGGTGCCCCACGGCATGACGCGGGGTGATCGAAGCGTGCAGGCGGGCGTGAGATCGGACAAGCGTGCACGTGCCCAGGATCAAGCAGCGTCCTTCGTGGCGGAAGAGGGTGGGCTCTTGAAGCGTGTCAGCCCACCCTCTCCCCGAGGACTTCCTCATCCCTCCCCGCCCACGCGGGGTACTCCTCGCCTACCAGGAACCGCCGGGCATAGAGGCCAGCCAGCCGGCCGTACCGATCGCCCTGGCTGGCGGCCAGGTCGTAGAGGAGCCCCACCTGGGCGGCGTCAGCCAGGCGGGTGAGGGCGTGCTTGGCGTACCACTGGGCCTCCTCGGGGGGCAGGGAGGAGAGCCGGTCCACCTCTTGCTCGACGGTCCGGCGGGCCTCGGACGCTTCGGGCGTGCCGGCCTCCTCCAGCATCGGCACGAGCTCGGCCAGGAAGCTCTCGTGGGCCCGCTTCTTAGCCATCGCCTCCAGCAGGTCCAGGGCCTGGATGTTGCTCGGTCCCTCCCAGATGGGGGTGATCAGCGCCTCCCGGTGCCAGCGGGCGACCGCGTACTCTTC comes from the Limnochorda pilosa genome and includes:
- a CDS encoding glycoside hydrolase family 31 protein, which produces MQPSEWLGLQPRPVDALTHIESIRALEGSAGIELLGRLASGRAVRLRIEAARTGVVRIQFGPVERYGGRNVPSSPGHDSKVTFRPVNDPPGAESGPSGFAEIADALKGPHRFTANGLRLTVSGDPFRLQIEEAVSGQLFLKTADGDTDVMLRTRVPGFALQLHAELQGALQTEQAVMGLAVGPDEAFFGLGEQFGPLNLRGRRVQLLNLDAMGVGTDAAYKNVPFVLSSRGYGLFWNTYARMVHDVAYPQTSLYSYRVVSDEPVFDLWFFYGPSPGEVLRRYTELTGRPEVPPLWAFGLWMSRCWYETQEEVETVAARMKAERLPCDVLVLDGRAWLDLRTRCDFQFDRTRYPEPESLVADLRALGIRVCLWEYPYVSVHSRLFPEAASKGYLLRDSSGKPYMIHFPKEAFNQQLTAFPDSGIVDFTNPEAVQWYQELHRPLFQMGVSVFKTDFGEQVPPDAVASNGLTGSALHNAYALLYNEAVYEATRRFTGEPVVWARSGWACSQRFPIHWGGDPPATWDGLAATIRGGLSLSLSGFSYWSHDIGGFYGPKPSQELYIRWTQFGVFSPFARFHGTTPREPWYYGEEAMSIFRKYAKIRYRLIPYLVAAAWESNRSGLPMMRAVILEAPDQEVAKSADLEYLLGSDLLVAPLTRPGGARRVYLPPGTWIDVWEGRIHRGPTHIDVVVPLDRIPVFARGESVIPLGRGAIGEEIPHVGEATWKPVRLEYFADPQTQSGDASVEVWAALATSVSERFSGEAANDRVSVPVRYHLKRDGSTLSLWQTGTDPWTGWLRWHGIDVEKVERVWVNGQACPRMDPFDPGASLFDLEAGKEGSGVGWHRKGRVLSIPVHILPGGVICHVEVALAAN
- a CDS encoding carbohydrate ABC transporter permease, which translates into the protein MSETSAERQVIDAERQRALERQGNRRRMGGSEGGFAALLLGPTVAFLSIFGLFPLGRSVWMSLRSYKLSQPWTGFPFVGLQNYLRIFSDHAVMDAIRVTLVYVLVTVTFQVIFGLVIALLLHPPYRGRGVTRTLMLLPWTLSPVLAGVMWSWMFNSSHGVINDLLIRLGLVSLEQPILWLGDPDLALWSVMAAAVWGASSYCALLLLAGLQGIPDELYEAARIDGASGMRSFWTMTLPLLRPAVMVAVTLRTLGALQAFDLPYAMTGGGPGNATQTLPMYIHQYTFGFLDFGYGSALAVVLMLIGLTLAIVYVRALSSEEA
- a CDS encoding ABC transporter substrate-binding protein, whose amino-acid sequence is MRRTPMGWMVLTLALCLNLSSVVTAQSTQITFQMLLQGGDIVANQIRDIVAQFEAKNPDIDVDIVFVPGTSGDLHTRLVTQFAARDRTVDVMSIDVIWPPSFARAGWLEPLDSYVDSEDVARYTPGAIDAVTIDGRLYAIPWYYDVGLLYYRTDLLEKYGFEPPTTWDELKAQSAAITRGEGDPVLNGLLFQGARIEALTDTYLEMLWGMGGDVLGENGRVILDDGKGLAALELLLSMVNEGVTPRGIVEQATDTTRLNFQAGRAVFLRNWTYAWALFNGSDSTVRGKVGISTLPSNAGYPTASTLGGWFLAINATSDSKEAAWRFVEFMTDTQAQKLMGARLSYLPSLLSVYGDPEVLDVNPQFQDLLPVVESARARPAVPEYAEISAAMQTALNAALAGQIRAEEAVQRMVQDIRRILGR
- a CDS encoding acyl-CoA dehydrogenase family protein, giving the protein MPGLETETLHHKLGVRAGNTGGIHLREVRVPASHLLGEEGERFKIAMSALDNGRLTVAAGVTGTARVCLEESVRYAKERETFGKPIAEHQLVQQMMARIAEGYESSRLLYSWAV
- a CDS encoding carbohydrate ABC transporter permease, with translation MRIPRVRRTWFSILVILGVGISIGPYVWTLLTSLKTEDELFQVPVTYLPQVPTFENYVNVFAQNPFGRFILNSLIVCTVATTVVLVLGSLAGYAFGRLRFPGKGPLLLGVLAFSTLPVMSLIVPLYTIVQGLGWLNSYLGLIIPYVTWTLPLAVFILTNFFRQISKNLEESAWIDGATRLGALRHVIAPLSGPGLVSAATITFVNIWNDFLIGFTLVSQREMRTVTVGITMYQSEFAFPWGTITAAVSIATIPVAILLLFGQRWVTSGLTAGAIKG
- the fsa gene encoding fructose-6-phosphate aldolase — translated: MELFLDTAQVDEIREARDWGVLDGVTTNPSHVAASGRPFLEVVREICALVDGPVSAEVTATLADEMMEQGRLLSRVAPNVVVKVPATREGIKAIRQFSDEGISTNATLVFTPAQALLAAKAGATYVSPFVGRLDAIQHHGMELVEQIRRIHDNYSFPTKLLVAAVRHPDHVVEAALIGADAATLRLDVLRSLYEHPLVNIGLQQFLDDWARIPNAFRRYEL